The genomic region GTTTCGCCTGCGGCGGCAAGGCGCAGATAAACATCGTTGATGGAAAAAGCTCCGGTTTCGGACATCAGCCTGAAAATGCGCGGCGAAATGACGTGAATGCCGTTAAAGGCCAGCGTGCGCGCGGTGTCGCGCGGTTTGTCCGGCGCCCAGCGCGTCGCGCCGGGCGCGGAATGCCCGCAGAGGCGGCCGCGTCCGTCGAAAATGAACCGGCGCGTGGAAGGCCTGTCCGCCACGGCAAGTGTTGCCAGCGCGCCGGTGTCATTGTGCCGGCTCAGAAGAAAATTGAGGTCCGTCGTGCTTAAAATATCGGCGTTATGCAGAAAAAAATGTTTGCCGTCGTCAAAAAACCAGCCGGCTTTTTTCAGGCCGCCGCCGGTGTCGAGCAGTTCCGGCTCATGGGAGATTGCCACCCGCAATCCGAAATTGTTTTTGGCGGCCAGATAATCCGTGATTTGTTCCGCGAGATGGTGGGTGTTGATGATGACTTCGGCGACGCCCGCGTTTTTGAGCCGGGCCAGCACAATCTCCAGCATTGTCGCGCCGCCAATATCAATGAGCGGTTTGGGCGTCATGTCGGTCAGCGGACGCAGGCGCGTGCCCGTTCCCGCCGCCAGCACCATGGCTTTCATTATGCGCCGGCTCCGCCGATCACCGCGTGCTCAAGCTCGATTTCAACGCCATACTTTTCGCGCAGCCGCCGCGCCAGCGCCTCGGCGCAGAAAACCGAGCGGTGCCGCCCGCCCGTGCAGCCGAACGAAACGGCCAGGTCGGTGAAATTGCGCCTGCGGTAATTCTCCACGCTCTGTTCCACAAGCGGGAACACATGCTCCAGAAACCGTTTCACATCGGCGTCGCGTTCCATAAATTCCTTCACCTGCGGATCCTGACCGGTCAGCTGCGCGTATTGCGGGTAGCGGCCGGGGTTTGGGAGCGCGCGGCAGTCGAACGTGAACCCGCCGCCGTGGCCTCTCTGGTCAGGCGGCAACCCTTTTTTAAAGGAAAAACTCTGTATCCGCACGGTCAGCCCGGGCGAGGCCGCCCCGAAGTTTCTAAGATACGATGACCCGGCTAT from Elusimicrobiaceae bacterium harbors:
- a CDS encoding nucleotidyltransferase family protein, whose product is MKAMVLAAGTGTRLRPLTDMTPKPLIDIGGATMLEIVLARLKNAGVAEVIINTHHLAEQITDYLAAKNNFGLRVAISHEPELLDTGGGLKKAGWFFDDGKHFFLHNADILSTTDLNFLLSRHNDTGALATLAVADRPSTRRFIFDGRGRLCGHSAPGATRWAPDKPRDTARTLAFNGIHVISPRIFRLMSETGAFSINDVYLRLAAAGETIAMADCSRFDWLDIGKPDSLEKARALAAQNGIPRQRGGHSRRAH